In a single window of the Nocardiopsis composta genome:
- a CDS encoding aldehyde dehydrogenase family protein, translating into MPVTASGGLPRLANFIGGEQAAPAEPAAWSTVRDPCTGRPAFEVPLSRRADADRAFASAAKALPAWSGRTPGERAGRLLALAGELDARVGELAALDSADTGKRAEDVARDEIGPAVDQLRLLAGAARSPAGVAAGEYERGHTSSVRREPVGVCLLVTPWNLPLAMALWKAAPALAAGNTAVVKPAETTPRSTLLLAEAAARHLGPGVLDVLCGDRETGRIAVAHPEPALVALTGSTRAGREAAAAAGLKRLHLELGGNSAAVVFDDVDVARTAARLADAAFLNAGQDCVAAARLLVHESVCERFTAELVRRAAALVPGAPDDPRAGTGPLNNADQLARLEGLIGRLPAGARVRAGGRRAGREGYFFQPTVITGVAQGDEIVQEEVFGPVATVQPFRDAAEALRLADGVDQGLACSVWTNRIAEAEAFAGAVRAGCVWVNTHLAFASEMPHGGFKSSGFGKDLSVYALDGYSEIKHVMIAHGPA; encoded by the coding sequence ATGCCCGTCACCGCTTCCGGCGGCCTGCCCAGGCTCGCCAACTTCATCGGAGGGGAGCAGGCCGCCCCGGCTGAGCCCGCCGCCTGGTCCACGGTCCGCGACCCCTGTACCGGACGGCCGGCGTTCGAGGTGCCGCTGTCCCGGCGCGCCGACGCCGACCGCGCCTTCGCGTCGGCGGCCAAGGCCCTCCCCGCCTGGTCCGGGCGGACCCCGGGCGAGCGCGCCGGGCGGCTGCTGGCGCTCGCCGGCGAGCTGGACGCGCGCGTCGGCGAACTGGCCGCGCTGGACTCGGCCGACACCGGGAAGCGCGCCGAGGACGTCGCCCGGGACGAGATCGGCCCGGCAGTGGACCAGCTGCGCCTCCTGGCCGGGGCGGCGCGCTCCCCGGCGGGGGTCGCGGCCGGGGAGTACGAGCGCGGGCACACCTCGTCGGTGCGCCGGGAGCCGGTGGGGGTCTGCCTGCTCGTCACCCCGTGGAACCTGCCGCTGGCGATGGCGCTGTGGAAGGCCGCCCCGGCGCTGGCCGCGGGCAACACCGCGGTGGTCAAACCGGCCGAGACCACACCGCGCAGCACCCTGCTGCTGGCCGAGGCGGCCGCCCGCCACCTGGGGCCGGGGGTGCTCGACGTGCTGTGCGGGGACCGGGAGACCGGGCGCATCGCGGTCGCGCACCCGGAGCCGGCGCTGGTCGCACTGACCGGAAGCACCCGCGCCGGGCGGGAGGCGGCCGCCGCGGCCGGGCTCAAGCGCCTCCACCTGGAGCTCGGCGGGAACTCGGCGGCGGTGGTCTTCGACGACGTCGACGTCGCCCGGACCGCCGCCCGCCTCGCCGACGCCGCGTTCCTCAACGCCGGGCAGGACTGCGTCGCGGCGGCCCGGCTGCTGGTGCACGAGTCGGTGTGCGAGCGCTTCACCGCCGAGCTGGTCCGGCGGGCGGCGGCGCTGGTCCCGGGCGCACCGGACGACCCCAGGGCGGGGACGGGGCCGCTGAACAACGCCGACCAGCTCGCCCGGCTCGAAGGGCTGATCGGCCGGCTGCCGGCCGGCGCCCGGGTGCGGGCGGGCGGCCGCCGCGCCGGCCGGGAGGGCTACTTCTTCCAGCCGACGGTGATCACCGGCGTCGCCCAGGGCGACGAGATCGTGCAGGAGGAGGTCTTCGGCCCGGTCGCCACCGTGCAGCCGTTCCGGGACGCGGCGGAGGCGCTGCGCCTGGCCGACGGCGTCGACCAGGGTCTGGCGTGCAGCGTGTGGACCAACCGGATCGCCGAGGCCGAGGCCTTCGCCGGGGCGGTCCGGGCCGGGTGCGTCTGGGTCAACACGCATCTGGCGTTCGCCTCGGAGATGCCGCACGGAGGTTTCAAATCCTCCGGATTCGGAAAGGACCTATCAGTCTATGCCTTGGACGGCTATTCCGAGATCAAACACGTAATGATCGCCCATGGGCCTGCCTAG
- a CDS encoding acyl carrier protein yields MIDDIRRLFVEVYRLDISPEEVVEDEPLFGLKSRFGLDSMDTLRFISELHERYGLDIGSTNTDSFRTIALICETLEADRAARSPARGGEKA; encoded by the coding sequence GTGATCGACGACATTCGTCGGCTTTTCGTGGAAGTCTACCGGCTCGACATCTCCCCGGAAGAGGTCGTCGAAGACGAGCCGCTATTCGGGCTGAAATCCCGGTTCGGCCTCGACTCGATGGACACCCTGAGGTTCATCTCCGAACTGCACGAGCGCTACGGGCTGGACATCGGCTCCACCAACACCGACTCCTTCCGCACCATCGCGCTGATCTGCGAGACGCTGGAGGCCGACCGGGCCGCGCGGTCCCCGGCCCGGGGAGGCGAAAAGGCATGA
- a CDS encoding TauD/TfdA family dioxygenase → MTPQVSALPSAAVPPGTAERLARTARGLARAGATPASAASRAGAPEALRGELRTALALPDRRRGFRVVTGLLAGFADPGPTPPHWRGPQSAEADAIDLALALATSALGRLYGWAHQQDGRLVHNILPIPGHEDEQVGASSATLLTRHTEDAFHPLRPHLLVLAVMRNPEGVGSSVSSVRRAALSAEDRARLSRPLVTITPDDSYAPPEGAASWREVEGPRTPVLWAADDGLCLRYDPAYSVLPDDPGFLGSYDALEKALQDCEEEVPLGPGDVILIDNDVAAHGRRPFRARYDGTDRWLKRAIIGLDRPRPAAEAAEPGYGQRTVEPEAAR, encoded by the coding sequence ATGACGCCGCAGGTCTCCGCCCTGCCCAGCGCCGCCGTTCCGCCCGGTACGGCCGAGCGCCTGGCCCGGACCGCCCGCGGCCTCGCCCGGGCGGGCGCGACACCGGCATCGGCCGCCTCCCGGGCCGGCGCCCCGGAGGCGCTGCGGGGCGAGCTCCGCACCGCCCTCGCCCTGCCCGACCGGCGGCGCGGCTTCCGGGTGGTGACCGGCCTCCTCGCCGGCTTCGCCGACCCCGGACCGACCCCGCCGCACTGGCGCGGGCCGCAGAGCGCCGAGGCCGACGCGATCGACCTGGCCCTGGCGCTGGCCACCTCGGCGCTGGGCCGGCTCTACGGCTGGGCCCACCAGCAGGACGGCCGGCTGGTGCACAACATCCTGCCGATCCCCGGCCACGAGGACGAGCAGGTCGGGGCGAGCAGCGCCACCCTGCTGACCCGGCACACCGAGGACGCCTTCCACCCGCTCCGCCCGCACCTGCTGGTGCTCGCCGTCATGCGCAACCCCGAGGGGGTGGGCAGCTCGGTGTCGAGCGTGCGCCGGGCGGCGCTCTCCGCGGAGGACCGCGCCCGGCTCTCCCGGCCGCTGGTGACCATCACCCCCGACGACTCCTACGCCCCGCCCGAGGGGGCGGCGTCCTGGCGGGAGGTCGAGGGGCCGCGCACCCCCGTGCTCTGGGCCGCCGACGACGGGCTGTGCCTGCGCTACGACCCGGCCTACAGCGTCCTCCCGGACGACCCCGGCTTCCTCGGCTCCTACGACGCGCTGGAGAAGGCGCTCCAGGACTGCGAGGAGGAGGTGCCGCTGGGCCCCGGCGACGTCATCCTGATCGACAACGACGTGGCCGCGCACGGGCGGCGCCCGTTCCGGGCCCGCTACGACGGCACCGACCGGTGGCTGAAGCGGGCGATCATCGGGCTGGACCGGCCGCGCCCCGCCGCGGAGGCGGCCGAGCCCGGCTACGGGCAGCGCACGGTGGAGCCGGAGGCGGCCCGATGA
- a CDS encoding aminotransferase class V-fold PLP-dependent enzyme encodes MNADDLLPRPLDDYLAAADAEQFPGLRPGAVRLDSPAGTLVHAAVRDGIADYLGGPMVSNDGEPFPASRHSDELAAWARGRVAALLGAPAGEVLFGPNMTTLTSMFVRAVEAGVRPGDEIVCTELDHEANSAPWRAMAERRGAVVRTARTRDGRLPAEAVAELLTPRTRWVAVTAASNALGTVTDPAAIAAAAAGSGARMFVDAVQAVPHFPVDAAAWSADAVVVSAYKWYGPHLGALWVSEAAAEEAVLPEQPPSAGTALPGRLETGTLGFEQILGTGIAAEMLLRRDRAADAAREERTAAAIVSALRRIPGVRLVAPPEPGERRVPVVAFRIDGVPADKAAAALAEEGIAVTHGTFYAAAAMRAAAPDGPEALRAGVSLYTTERDAARLAGAVGGLAGRPADRKG; translated from the coding sequence ATGAACGCCGACGACCTGCTCCCCCGCCCGCTGGACGACTACCTGGCCGCCGCCGACGCCGAGCAGTTCCCCGGGCTGCGCCCGGGCGCGGTGCGGCTGGACTCCCCGGCCGGAACCCTGGTGCACGCCGCCGTGCGCGACGGGATCGCCGACTACCTGGGCGGCCCGATGGTCTCCAACGACGGCGAGCCGTTCCCGGCCTCGCGCCACTCCGACGAGCTCGCGGCCTGGGCCCGCGGCCGGGTCGCCGCCCTGCTGGGCGCCCCCGCCGGCGAGGTCCTGTTCGGCCCGAACATGACCACGCTGACGTCGATGTTCGTCCGCGCCGTCGAGGCGGGCGTGCGCCCGGGCGACGAGATCGTGTGCACCGAGCTCGACCACGAGGCCAACTCCGCCCCATGGCGGGCCATGGCCGAGCGGCGCGGCGCGGTGGTGCGCACCGCGCGGACCCGCGACGGCCGGCTGCCCGCCGAGGCGGTCGCCGAACTGCTCACCCCGCGCACCCGCTGGGTCGCGGTGACCGCCGCCTCCAACGCGCTGGGCACGGTCACCGACCCCGCCGCGATCGCGGCGGCCGCCGCCGGATCCGGCGCCCGGATGTTCGTGGACGCGGTGCAGGCCGTTCCGCACTTCCCGGTCGACGCGGCCGCCTGGTCCGCCGACGCGGTGGTCGTCTCCGCCTACAAGTGGTACGGGCCGCACCTGGGCGCGCTGTGGGTGTCCGAGGCCGCCGCGGAGGAGGCCGTGCTGCCCGAGCAGCCCCCCTCCGCGGGCACCGCCCTCCCCGGCCGGCTGGAGACCGGGACCCTGGGGTTCGAGCAGATCCTGGGCACCGGGATCGCCGCGGAGATGCTGCTGCGCCGGGACCGGGCCGCCGACGCCGCACGCGAGGAGCGGACGGCCGCGGCGATCGTCTCGGCGCTGCGCCGGATCCCCGGTGTGCGGCTGGTCGCTCCCCCCGAGCCCGGGGAGCGGCGCGTCCCCGTGGTGGCCTTCCGGATCGACGGGGTCCCCGCGGACAAGGCCGCGGCGGCCCTGGCCGAGGAGGGGATCGCCGTCACCCACGGGACCTTCTACGCCGCCGCCGCGATGCGCGCGGCGGCGCCGGACGGCCCCGAGGCGCTGCGGGCCGGCGTCTCGCTGTACACGACCGAGCGGGACGCGGCCCGGCTCGCCGGCGCCGTCGGCGGCCTGGCGGGGCGCCCCGCGGACCGGAAGGGGTGA
- a CDS encoding SDR family NAD(P)-dependent oxidoreductase, producing MDGAADMSGRVAVVTGGSRGIGAAICERLAERGASVVIGYRSDEEAAKATADRIAEAGGPPAEPRRFDVADHAAVTAEMNAVARAHGRLDVLVNNAGVGDAAAVLPTTPVEEWAAPVHTNLMGTLHCIRAASMHLLAGGRGAVVNIASIAALTGIPGLSGYAASKAGILGMTRALGREYARHGVRVNAVAPGYTDGTGMVARIDGPSLEGIVDRVAMRRLGEPREIAHAAAFLASDEAGYITGQTLVVDGGFTA from the coding sequence TTGGACGGCGCAGCGGACATGAGCGGGCGGGTGGCCGTGGTCACCGGCGGGTCCCGCGGCATCGGGGCGGCGATCTGCGAGCGGCTCGCCGAGCGGGGCGCGTCGGTGGTGATCGGCTACCGCTCGGACGAGGAGGCGGCGAAGGCCACCGCCGACCGGATCGCCGAGGCCGGCGGCCCGCCGGCGGAGCCCCGCCGGTTCGACGTGGCCGACCACGCCGCGGTCACCGCGGAGATGAACGCGGTGGCGCGGGCGCACGGCCGGCTCGACGTTCTGGTGAACAACGCCGGGGTCGGCGACGCGGCGGCCGTGCTGCCGACCACCCCGGTGGAGGAGTGGGCCGCCCCGGTGCACACCAACCTGATGGGGACGCTGCACTGCATCAGGGCCGCCTCGATGCACCTGCTGGCGGGCGGCCGCGGCGCGGTGGTCAACATCGCCTCGATCGCGGCGCTCACCGGGATCCCCGGGCTGAGCGGCTACGCCGCCAGCAAGGCCGGGATCCTGGGGATGACCCGGGCCCTGGGGCGCGAGTACGCCCGGCACGGGGTCCGGGTGAACGCCGTCGCCCCCGGCTACACCGACGGCACCGGGATGGTCGCGCGCATCGACGGCCCCTCCCTGGAGGGCATCGTGGACCGGGTCGCCATGCGGAGGCTGGGCGAACCCCGGGAGATCGCGCACGCCGCCGCCTTCCTCGCCTCCGACGAAGCCGGCTACATCACCGGCCAGACCCTCGTCGTCGACGGCGGTTTCACCGCCTGA
- a CDS encoding ACP S-malonyltransferase has translation MTEKTPNAILLNPQVVVEPGDYRDLYDARPDVRRAFGEASEVLGTDLAADFFAESRDRINSGRVVRPASLAIATALYRAVAARREPPAYIAGLSLGSIIAGHLGGHMSFRDAVRMTHLMPVIEDEEFAGTGLGVAFYYGVDMERFGEALREETAAGRVLSPCAYTAADQMILTGELSALKAMNLRAPSCGGVGLVIPYGPPAHSPLPVLRRVEERFRREWRYLDPPRDPDVPLICNVTARPLRTAAEVTESFITQYGRTVLWDQSVRRLAGLGVRAVTVIGPGHFVLKSLRSTAVSFEVESFLGDGGPLPEPPGEEGR, from the coding sequence ATGACGGAGAAGACCCCGAACGCGATCCTGCTCAACCCCCAGGTGGTCGTCGAGCCCGGGGACTACCGCGACCTGTACGACGCGCGCCCGGACGTGCGCCGCGCCTTCGGCGAGGCCTCCGAGGTGCTCGGCACCGACCTGGCGGCGGACTTCTTCGCCGAGTCGCGCGACCGGATCAACAGCGGCCGGGTGGTGCGCCCGGCCTCGCTGGCCATCGCCACCGCGCTGTACCGCGCGGTGGCCGCCCGCCGCGAACCGCCCGCCTACATCGCCGGGCTGAGCCTGGGCTCCATCATCGCCGGGCACCTCGGCGGGCACATGAGCTTCCGCGACGCGGTGCGGATGACGCACCTGATGCCGGTGATCGAGGACGAGGAGTTCGCCGGGACCGGGCTGGGGGTGGCGTTCTACTACGGGGTGGACATGGAGCGCTTCGGGGAGGCGCTGCGCGAGGAGACCGCGGCGGGCCGGGTGCTCAGCCCGTGCGCCTACACCGCCGCCGACCAGATGATCCTCACCGGCGAGCTGAGCGCGCTGAAGGCGATGAACCTGCGCGCCCCCTCCTGCGGCGGGGTCGGGCTGGTCATCCCGTACGGCCCGCCCGCGCACAGCCCGCTCCCGGTGCTGCGCCGGGTGGAGGAGCGGTTCCGCCGCGAATGGCGCTACCTCGACCCTCCGCGCGACCCCGACGTCCCGCTGATCTGCAACGTGACCGCGCGCCCGCTGCGCACCGCCGCGGAGGTCACCGAGTCCTTCATCACCCAGTACGGCCGGACGGTGCTGTGGGACCAGAGCGTGCGCCGCCTCGCCGGGCTGGGGGTGCGCGCGGTGACGGTGATCGGCCCCGGCCACTTCGTGCTGAAGTCGCTGCGCTCCACCGCCGTCTCCTTCGAGGTCGAGTCGTTCCTCGGCGACGGCGGCCCGCTACCCGAGCCGCCCGGCGAGGAGGGCCGGTGA
- a CDS encoding ACP S-malonyltransferase produces the protein MTGGGRRTALVFPGMAPSNHTAVGAFMRTDPGVRRLLARADEALGYPVLERFRDAGTDYDESGRVAFVVNCLALAERAVERHGLRPELCVGPSFGQMAAMGHTGVLPFAELVRITAELAREEEACFAADARGLATHFFFRTPDGSLRRVLSRLEKEGTPHEVSCVLGGGFGAVTLPETAVPVLEALIREVRGVPLYSMRPPVHCSALAVLRERALKLISAAGPADPRIPLVSDLDGGLVTTGAAVAELVAEGFVRPVRWPDAVRTMLDLGIERVCVPGPSNLFDRLSRGDFEVLTASPEDR, from the coding sequence GTGACCGGCGGCGGGCGCCGGACCGCCCTGGTCTTCCCCGGGATGGCGCCGTCCAACCACACCGCCGTCGGCGCGTTCATGCGCACCGACCCCGGCGTGCGGCGGCTGCTCGCCCGGGCCGACGAGGCGCTGGGCTACCCGGTGCTGGAGCGGTTCCGCGACGCGGGGACCGACTACGACGAGTCCGGCCGGGTGGCGTTCGTGGTCAACTGCCTGGCCCTGGCCGAGCGGGCGGTGGAGCGGCACGGGCTCCGCCCGGAGCTGTGCGTCGGGCCCAGCTTCGGCCAGATGGCCGCGATGGGCCACACCGGGGTCCTCCCCTTCGCGGAGCTGGTCCGGATCACCGCCGAGCTCGCCCGCGAGGAGGAGGCCTGCTTCGCCGCGGACGCCCGCGGCCTGGCCACGCACTTCTTCTTCCGCACCCCGGACGGGTCGCTGCGCCGGGTGCTGTCCCGCCTGGAGAAGGAGGGGACGCCGCACGAGGTCTCCTGCGTGCTGGGCGGCGGCTTCGGCGCCGTCACCCTTCCCGAGACCGCGGTCCCGGTGCTGGAGGCCCTGATCAGGGAGGTGCGCGGGGTTCCGCTGTACTCGATGCGCCCGCCGGTGCACTGCAGCGCCCTGGCGGTGCTGCGGGAGCGCGCCCTCAAGCTGATCTCCGCCGCCGGCCCGGCGGACCCGCGCATCCCGCTGGTGTCCGACCTGGACGGCGGCCTGGTCACCACCGGCGCCGCGGTGGCCGAGCTGGTCGCCGAGGGCTTCGTGCGGCCGGTCCGCTGGCCGGACGCGGTGCGGACGATGCTGGACCTCGGCATCGAGCGGGTCTGCGTGCCCGGCCCGAGCAACCTGTTCGACCGGCTCTCCCGGGGCGATTTCGAGGTGCTCACCGCCTCCCCCGAGGACCGCTGA
- a CDS encoding GNAT family N-acetyltransferase: protein MQGHMVSLRPLADDDYELISKWMRPGSTAALAGGGSEMAGPELIRRRAETTGESLLMVTTTEGRPIGFVRWQSKKYPGSYEIGGAVGEKEYWDSGCGAEATSLVLEYLFHSKNAHRVQFIVGMFNLRTVKMLLNSGIVVEGLLRDYFFMDGEYHDAIVASVLRDEFYQLDAWGKVPDSVPKSEKEAAVEEFCQAMRERWSGEMFKQLVERDRG, encoded by the coding sequence ATGCAGGGCCACATGGTGTCGCTGCGGCCGCTGGCCGACGACGACTACGAACTGATCAGCAAGTGGATGCGGCCGGGGAGCACGGCCGCGCTCGCCGGCGGCGGCTCCGAGATGGCCGGGCCGGAGCTGATCCGGCGCCGGGCGGAGACCACCGGGGAGTCGCTGCTCATGGTCACCACCACCGAGGGCAGGCCGATCGGCTTCGTGCGCTGGCAGTCCAAGAAGTACCCGGGCAGCTACGAGATCGGCGGCGCCGTCGGGGAGAAGGAGTACTGGGACAGCGGGTGCGGCGCCGAGGCGACCTCGCTGGTGCTGGAGTACCTGTTCCACTCCAAGAACGCCCACCGGGTCCAGTTCATCGTGGGCATGTTCAACCTGCGCACGGTGAAGATGCTGCTCAACTCGGGCATCGTGGTGGAAGGGCTGCTCCGCGACTACTTCTTCATGGACGGCGAGTACCACGACGCGATCGTCGCCTCGGTGCTCCGGGACGAGTTCTACCAGCTGGACGCCTGGGGCAAGGTGCCCGACTCGGTGCCGAAGTCGGAGAAGGAGGCCGCGGTCGAGGAGTTCTGCCAGGCGATGCGGGAGCGCTGGTCCGGCGAGATGTTCAAGCAGCTGGTGGAGCGGGACCGGGGCTGA
- a CDS encoding 3-oxoacyl-ACP synthase III family protein: MTHSSPLRAGPPGHRPFTGTLRLPVGIAGTGMYVPDRVVTNEDLAEHLDTSDTWIRERTGIRERRYLPTGMTTSDMCVAAAESALDDAGAAASDLDAVIVSTFTHDQPLPSMALLIRERIGAHRAIPLDLNQAACAGGVYGMWTAGHLLQNEELGRVLVIGAEALSRATDPEDRGTRVFFGDAAGAVVMTRTDPGYGVLSWHADGGLSYAVEIPAGGARTPASAATVADRGHYLKMDGRVVWKEATEHLPASVAAVAATAGREVSEIDRFVFHQANLNIVKEAMAALGQPMDKAEVSIGRFGNTGAATVFIGLHEGLSSGRIRPGDLVAVSAIGGGFLWGSLLIRHAGPPAHRR; this comes from the coding sequence GTGACGCATAGCAGTCCGCTCCGGGCCGGGCCGCCCGGACACCGCCCGTTCACCGGAACCCTGCGCCTGCCCGTCGGCATCGCCGGGACCGGGATGTACGTCCCCGACCGGGTGGTCACCAACGAGGACCTCGCCGAGCACCTGGACACCTCCGACACCTGGATCCGGGAGCGCACCGGCATCCGCGAGCGCAGATACCTGCCGACCGGCATGACCACCTCCGACATGTGCGTCGCGGCGGCGGAGTCCGCCCTGGACGACGCCGGAGCGGCCGCCTCCGACCTGGACGCGGTCATCGTCTCCACCTTCACCCACGACCAGCCGCTGCCGTCCATGGCGCTGCTGATCCGGGAGCGCATCGGCGCGCACCGGGCGATCCCGCTCGACCTGAACCAGGCGGCCTGCGCCGGCGGCGTCTACGGCATGTGGACCGCCGGCCACCTGCTGCAGAACGAGGAACTGGGCCGGGTCCTGGTGATCGGCGCCGAGGCGCTGTCCAGGGCCACCGACCCCGAGGACCGCGGCACCCGGGTGTTCTTCGGCGACGCGGCGGGAGCGGTGGTGATGACCCGAACCGACCCCGGGTACGGGGTGCTGTCCTGGCACGCCGACGGAGGGCTGTCGTACGCGGTGGAGATTCCCGCGGGCGGCGCCCGGACCCCGGCCTCGGCGGCGACCGTCGCCGACCGCGGCCACTACCTGAAGATGGACGGCCGCGTGGTGTGGAAGGAGGCCACCGAGCACCTCCCGGCGAGCGTGGCCGCGGTGGCCGCGACCGCCGGCCGCGAGGTGTCGGAGATCGACCGGTTCGTCTTCCACCAGGCCAACCTCAACATCGTCAAGGAGGCGATGGCGGCGCTGGGCCAGCCGATGGACAAGGCGGAGGTGAGCATCGGCCGGTTCGGCAACACCGGCGCCGCCACCGTCTTCATCGGCCTGCACGAAGGGCTGTCCAGCGGCCGGATCCGCCCGGGCGACCTGGTCGCGGTCTCGGCCATCGGCGGCGGCTTCCTGTGGGGGTCGCTGCTCATCCGGCACGCCGGCCCGCCCGCGCACCGCCGCTGA
- a CDS encoding MFS transporter: protein MTVAVRGGGDAGQAPPLRRNGAFRTLWFAQALSQLGHVTGTIAYPLLVLEVHGTAAWAGVLGFAASAAGLAARLPAGFLCDRFDRRRVLLAGSLLRAAAMALLAAGAAAGTVPLAAVIAVAVVDGAILEPVRYAERAALRHVVRPEDVTTAAARGEARSQAAALLGPALGGWLFAASAALPFAANAAGHLMSAALVGRLRRPLQERRDGAGALRPGPRELLAGFGWIARTPQVRALVLASLGPNLVFGGVTLIILAAAHDRGESSAAIGTALSAAGLGGLAGALAAPALLRRLRPAAVLLGTAWLLPAVVAGLAFAPGTAAAAVLLSASVFTVPVLNALLVTYQVRLAGDGLQGRVFGATGLAMGAAQPLGPLLGGVGHDLAGPGPALLALAGLLALCAAGVTALPAARGLRHPEDRDPEADPAPGSSPRKGTHRDA from the coding sequence GTGACGGTCGCGGTGCGGGGCGGCGGGGACGCCGGGCAGGCCCCGCCGCTCCGGCGCAACGGCGCCTTCCGGACGCTGTGGTTCGCCCAGGCGCTGTCCCAGCTGGGCCATGTCACCGGCACCATCGCCTACCCGCTGCTCGTGCTGGAGGTGCACGGCACCGCGGCCTGGGCCGGAGTGCTCGGCTTCGCGGCCTCGGCCGCCGGGTTGGCAGCGCGGCTGCCGGCCGGCTTCCTCTGCGACCGGTTCGACCGGCGCCGCGTCCTGCTGGCCGGGTCGCTGCTGCGGGCCGCGGCCATGGCGCTGCTGGCGGCCGGCGCCGCGGCGGGGACCGTCCCCCTCGCCGCGGTGATCGCGGTGGCCGTGGTCGACGGGGCGATCCTGGAGCCGGTCCGCTACGCCGAGCGGGCCGCGCTGCGCCACGTGGTCCGCCCCGAGGACGTCACCACCGCGGCGGCCCGCGGCGAGGCGCGCAGCCAGGCCGCGGCGCTGCTCGGCCCGGCGCTCGGCGGATGGCTGTTCGCCGCGTCGGCGGCGCTGCCCTTCGCGGCGAACGCCGCGGGGCACCTGATGTCGGCGGCGCTGGTCGGCCGGCTGCGCCGCCCGCTGCAGGAGCGGCGGGACGGCGCCGGCGCCCTCCGCCCCGGCCCGCGCGAGCTGCTGGCCGGGTTCGGGTGGATCGCCCGCACCCCGCAGGTGCGCGCCCTCGTCCTCGCCTCGCTCGGCCCCAACCTGGTGTTCGGCGGGGTCACCCTGATCATCCTGGCCGCCGCGCACGACCGGGGGGAGAGCAGCGCGGCGATCGGCACCGCGCTGTCCGCGGCCGGCCTGGGCGGGCTCGCCGGGGCGCTGGCCGCGCCCGCCCTGCTGCGCCGGCTCCGCCCCGCCGCGGTGCTGCTCGGAACGGCCTGGCTGCTGCCCGCGGTCGTCGCCGGGCTGGCCTTCGCACCGGGGACGGCCGCGGCGGCGGTGCTGCTGAGCGCCTCGGTCTTCACCGTGCCGGTGCTCAACGCGCTGCTGGTGACCTACCAGGTGCGGCTGGCCGGCGACGGCCTCCAGGGGCGCGTGTTCGGCGCGACCGGCCTGGCCATGGGGGCGGCGCAGCCGCTGGGGCCGCTGCTCGGCGGGGTCGGCCACGACCTCGCCGGCCCGGGCCCGGCCCTGCTGGCGCTGGCCGGCCTGCTCGCGCTCTGCGCGGCGGGCGTGACGGCCCTCCCCGCCGCGCGCGGCCTGCGGCATCCGGAGGACCGGGACCCGGAGGCGGACCCGGCTCCGGGCAGTTCACCACGGAAAGGAACGCACCGTGACGCATAG
- a CDS encoding JmjC domain-containing protein, whose translation MSDPLSRLVENVAELERGWERRPLVGRSLGGFDDVFGLEHLEALLADTPLPVSALRLMDGGAGVEAGALAGPRERGGPGAEAVIDPAAAAEALRGGTTLVFEELQSRIPSVGEFTRGIEDATGYRTYSAAFLTPPGARGARAHYDMGSVFMRQVHGSKRWTIGAPEEFPPSRPWNRRRIEPKDPWEVVLHEGDCLYLPRGYVHVGDATGEASLHLSIAVEPVTWHDILAEELAGLAAREPALREALPFGFHRMPEPEAAALLAERTAEAARTLAGLPAAQAWRRVVDRHGPAAPAAAPGLARALAAARSGEEENTEEEHDER comes from the coding sequence ATGAGCGATCCGCTGTCCCGCCTGGTGGAGAACGTCGCCGAGTTGGAGCGCGGCTGGGAGCGGCGCCCGCTGGTCGGCCGCTCCCTCGGCGGCTTCGACGACGTGTTCGGACTGGAGCACCTGGAGGCGCTGCTGGCCGATACGCCGCTGCCGGTCTCCGCGCTGAGGCTGATGGACGGCGGGGCGGGCGTCGAGGCCGGCGCGCTGGCCGGCCCGCGCGAGCGCGGCGGGCCGGGGGCGGAGGCGGTGATCGACCCCGCGGCCGCCGCCGAGGCGCTGCGCGGCGGCACCACCCTGGTCTTCGAGGAGCTGCAGTCCAGGATCCCCTCGGTCGGGGAGTTCACCCGCGGCATCGAGGACGCCACCGGCTACCGCACCTACTCCGCGGCGTTCCTGACCCCGCCCGGCGCCCGCGGCGCACGCGCCCACTACGACATGGGCAGCGTCTTCATGCGCCAGGTGCACGGCTCCAAGCGGTGGACCATCGGCGCCCCCGAGGAGTTCCCGCCGAGCCGGCCGTGGAACCGCCGCCGCATCGAGCCGAAGGACCCCTGGGAGGTGGTCCTGCACGAAGGGGACTGCCTCTACCTGCCCCGCGGCTACGTGCACGTCGGCGACGCCACCGGCGAGGCCTCGCTGCACCTGTCCATCGCGGTCGAGCCGGTGACCTGGCACGACATTCTCGCCGAGGAGCTCGCCGGGCTGGCCGCCCGGGAACCGGCGCTGCGCGAGGCGCTGCCGTTCGGCTTCCACCGCATGCCCGAGCCGGAGGCCGCCGCCCTGCTGGCCGAGCGCACCGCCGAAGCCGCCCGGACCCTGGCCGGGCTGCCGGCCGCACAGGCCTGGCGGCGGGTGGTGGACCGGCACGGCCCGGCCGCCCCCGCCGCGGCTCCCGGGCTGGCCCGGGCGCTCGCAGCCGCGCGCTCCGGCGAGGAGGAGAACACCGAGGAGGAGCACGATGAGCGCTGA